In one Limosilactobacillus oris genomic region, the following are encoded:
- a CDS encoding LCP family protein translates to MNNQDEEQFEKRSDYRQREDRPHRHRGWKIFGWLVLIVAVIAGIYAFLAWHNVKVTTNQMFNSSGATRQRDAQKVLDQRRPVSILLLGTDTGALGRSYKGRTDTVMVMTINPQKQQTTIVSIPRDMKVNLPGYPEDSPAKINAAYTFGGVKETINVVQKHFNIPIDYYVLVNMGGLKQAINQVGGVTVTSPLTFDYEGSHFEKGETYHLNGATALKFSRMRYDDPQGDYGRQQRQKLIIEALLKKSVSYKTVLNQAFLKSISHNSKTDLTFDDMLQLARHYRKATKNIRQDHAQGEGENSDGQAFEVVPRDEQQRISNLLRKSLGLEMANLDAEN, encoded by the coding sequence ATGAATAACCAAGATGAGGAGCAATTTGAAAAACGCAGCGACTACCGTCAACGGGAGGACCGGCCCCACCGCCACCGCGGCTGGAAAATCTTCGGCTGGCTAGTCCTGATTGTAGCGGTAATTGCCGGAATCTACGCCTTCTTGGCCTGGCACAACGTCAAGGTAACGACTAATCAAATGTTTAATTCGTCTGGCGCGACCCGTCAACGGGATGCCCAGAAAGTGCTTGACCAGCGGCGCCCAGTGTCAATCTTATTGCTGGGAACCGATACGGGGGCGCTTGGGCGTTCCTACAAGGGTAGGACCGATACGGTAATGGTCATGACGATCAACCCGCAGAAACAACAAACAACGATTGTCAGCATTCCCCGGGATATGAAGGTCAACCTACCGGGCTACCCGGAGGATTCACCCGCCAAAATTAACGCGGCCTACACTTTCGGTGGTGTTAAGGAAACCATCAACGTGGTCCAAAAGCACTTCAACATTCCGATTGACTACTACGTCCTCGTTAACATGGGTGGCCTCAAGCAGGCGATTAACCAGGTCGGTGGGGTCACCGTTACCTCGCCGCTGACCTTCGACTATGAGGGCAGCCACTTCGAAAAGGGTGAAACTTACCACCTGAACGGGGCCACGGCTTTGAAATTTAGCCGGATGCGCTACGACGATCCCCAGGGCGACTATGGCCGGCAGCAGCGTCAGAAGCTGATAATTGAGGCCCTCTTGAAGAAGTCTGTTTCGTACAAGACGGTCCTGAACCAGGCCTTCCTCAAGTCGATTTCGCATAACTCCAAGACTGACCTGACTTTTGATGATATGCTCCAACTGGCCCGTCACTACCGGAAGGCGACGAAGAACATCCGCCAGGACCACGCCCAGGGTGAGGGCGAGAACAGCGATGGTCAGGCCTTTGAAGTCGTTCCGCGGGACGAACAGCAGCGGATTTCCAACCTGCTGCGGAAGAGCCTTGGACTGGAAATGGCCAACCTCGATGCTGAAAACTAA
- a CDS encoding sugar-binding transcriptional regulator: protein MVNDDTKKISQALKVATLYYRDGYNQQDIATELNISRATVSRLLQFGRDQGLVTVKINNPLAPLQQLESELLAKYPTLKKIIIVPGKKDPLEEVGVAGAHYLEEIVQDNDIIGLGWGRTVYQVALHIAPKDVSGVKVVQMKGSMANTETRNYAFETVNTFASAFSTPPQYLPVPVIFDHAQTKELVANDTHIKYILKLGREADIAMFTVGTVRDSALLFRLGYFKEHEQQVLQEAAVGDVFSRFIDSQGRVVNQDINRRTIGIDLPELKKKKHSILVAANVAKVPAINGVLTAGYANTLVIDQESANNLLTFSPES from the coding sequence ATGGTTAACGATGATACAAAAAAGATAAGTCAGGCCCTCAAGGTGGCGACCCTGTACTACCGGGATGGCTACAACCAGCAGGATATTGCAACCGAACTGAATATTTCCCGGGCAACGGTTTCCCGCCTGCTGCAATTTGGTCGTGACCAGGGTCTAGTGACCGTCAAAATCAATAACCCCTTGGCCCCTCTCCAACAGTTGGAGTCCGAGTTGTTAGCGAAGTACCCGACCCTGAAAAAAATAATTATCGTTCCGGGGAAAAAGGACCCGCTGGAAGAGGTGGGGGTTGCCGGCGCCCACTACCTGGAAGAAATCGTCCAGGATAACGACATCATCGGCCTCGGCTGGGGACGGACGGTCTACCAGGTGGCTTTGCACATCGCACCGAAGGACGTTTCGGGAGTGAAGGTTGTTCAGATGAAGGGGAGCATGGCAAACACCGAAACCCGGAATTACGCCTTTGAAACGGTCAACACCTTTGCCAGTGCCTTCAGTACGCCGCCCCAGTATCTACCGGTTCCGGTCATCTTTGATCATGCCCAGACGAAGGAACTGGTCGCCAACGACACCCACATTAAATATATTCTCAAACTAGGGCGGGAGGCCGATATTGCCATGTTCACCGTCGGCACCGTTCGGGATTCGGCCCTGCTCTTTCGCCTGGGCTACTTCAAAGAGCATGAGCAGCAGGTCCTCCAAGAGGCGGCGGTCGGGGACGTCTTCTCCCGCTTCATCGACAGCCAGGGGCGGGTTGTTAACCAGGACATTAATCGCCGAACCATCGGCATCGACCTGCCGGAGCTAAAAAAGAAGAAGCATAGCATTTTGGTCGCCGCCAACGTTGCCAAAGTGCCGGCAATTAACGGGGTATTGACTGCCGGCTACGCCAACACCCTGGTGATTGACCAGGAAAGTGCGAACAATTTACTGACTTTTTCGCCGGAATCTTAA
- a CDS encoding response regulator transcription factor — protein sequence MKILVVDDDKEIVQLLEIYIRNEGYEPLSAYDGKEALTKLNTNPDINLVILDLMMPEMDGMEVIKQVRKDSDIPILVLSAKTADMDKIQGLISGADDYVTKPFNPLEVMARVKSLLRRTQGEVTNDQPDVLNVGPLIINKDSHEVKTIKGDVIQLTALEFGILYLLASHPNRVFSADDIFERVWQQESVVSAKTVMVHVSHLRDKIEEATNGEKVIQTVWGVGYKVESH from the coding sequence ATGAAAATTCTAGTTGTTGATGATGATAAAGAAATTGTTCAACTGCTTGAGATTTATATCCGCAACGAGGGCTACGAGCCGCTATCCGCGTATGACGGCAAGGAAGCGTTGACTAAGCTCAACACGAACCCGGACATTAACCTGGTGATTTTGGATTTGATGATGCCGGAAATGGACGGAATGGAAGTCATTAAGCAGGTGCGGAAGGATTCAGACATTCCAATCTTAGTTTTATCAGCCAAGACGGCGGATATGGACAAAATCCAGGGGCTGATTTCCGGGGCGGACGACTACGTTACCAAGCCGTTCAACCCGCTAGAAGTGATGGCCCGGGTCAAGTCCCTGCTGCGGCGGACCCAGGGGGAAGTGACCAACGACCAGCCAGATGTCCTGAACGTCGGCCCGTTGATTATCAACAAGGACTCCCACGAGGTTAAGACGATCAAGGGGGATGTCATTCAGCTGACGGCCCTGGAATTCGGGATCCTGTACCTGCTGGCGAGCCACCCGAACCGGGTCTTTTCGGCCGATGATATTTTCGAACGGGTCTGGCAGCAGGAAAGTGTTGTTTCGGCCAAGACGGTCATGGTCCACGTCAGTCACCTGCGGGATAAGATTGAAGAAGCTACTAACGGTGAGAAGGTTATTCAAACCGTTTGGGGCGTTGGGTATAAGGTTGAAAGCCATTAA
- a CDS encoding AzlD domain-containing protein encodes MEQLFSNLPALIAHAGQNKILYHLVVIIFAAFAAFIPRYFPVLFFSTRHIPEWFNEWMKYVPVSLFTALVVKNIFITTAGYRFVPFGHVEQILAAVIVMIVAYFTRSMSMSVIAGLVGVWLLSLVV; translated from the coding sequence ATGGAACAGCTATTTAGTAATCTGCCGGCATTAATTGCACACGCCGGTCAAAACAAAATTTTATATCACCTGGTAGTCATCATTTTCGCTGCCTTTGCGGCCTTCATTCCCCGCTATTTCCCGGTACTCTTTTTCTCAACCCGGCATATCCCAGAGTGGTTCAACGAGTGGATGAAGTACGTGCCCGTCAGCCTGTTCACGGCCCTGGTCGTGAAGAATATCTTCATTACCACAGCGGGCTACCGTTTCGTGCCGTTTGGTCATGTTGAACAAATTTTGGCTGCGGTGATCGTAATGATTGTTGCCTACTTCACCCGGTCGATGTCGATGTCCGTCATTGCCGGCTTGGTCGGTGTCTGGCTGTTGAGCCTGGTGGTTTAG
- a CDS encoding AzlC family ABC transporter permease, whose protein sequence is MAKAQINPGRARWLEVLGVSMPLCLSYIPIGLACGILLHAAGFNFIMILIVSIVVFSGGAQFILASLLTINAPLSSIFLTLFFLELRYALLGSSLSKYIKSESQHFIWLFAVSMNDENYAINYLKFATDKKWTPKDALMVEHYSLISWSVANMVGGLIGSAISINLEVVDFALTALFLYMIVMQVQSHLTLLISILSAVLAVVFMVLTKSIIGVIIATLIASFVGFLIENTVRRRSKHPESNWFLTKLFRPKITRTTVEDQQERRQLAEVKKQLEAQEQSQDK, encoded by the coding sequence GTGGCAAAAGCACAAATAAATCCAGGTAGAGCACGCTGGCTCGAAGTCCTCGGGGTTTCGATGCCGCTTTGCTTGAGCTATATTCCGATTGGGTTAGCTTGTGGGATTTTATTGCACGCGGCGGGCTTCAATTTCATTATGATCCTGATCGTGTCGATCGTTGTTTTTTCAGGCGGTGCCCAGTTTATTCTGGCGTCCCTGTTGACCATTAACGCGCCCCTATCTTCAATTTTCTTAACGCTCTTTTTCTTAGAGCTGCGGTATGCGTTACTGGGTTCGAGTCTATCCAAGTATATTAAAAGTGAGTCGCAGCACTTTATCTGGCTGTTCGCCGTTTCAATGAACGACGAAAACTACGCGATCAACTACTTGAAGTTTGCGACGGACAAAAAATGGACCCCGAAAGATGCCTTGATGGTCGAGCACTACTCACTGATTTCGTGGTCGGTTGCCAACATGGTCGGGGGACTGATTGGTAGCGCCATTTCAATCAACCTGGAAGTGGTTGACTTTGCGCTGACGGCCCTGTTCTTATACATGATCGTTATGCAGGTTCAAAGCCACCTGACCCTGCTGATCAGCATCCTGTCAGCGGTTTTGGCAGTCGTCTTTATGGTGCTGACCAAGAGTATCATTGGGGTCATTATTGCCACCCTGATTGCCTCCTTTGTCGGCTTCCTGATTGAAAATACTGTCCGGCGGCGCAGCAAGCACCCGGAAAGCAACTGGTTCTTGACGAAACTATTCCGGCCGAAGATTACCCGGACCACGGTGGAAGATCAGCAGGAACGCCGGCAGTTAGCCGAGGTTAAGAAGCAGCTTGAGGCTCAAGAGCAGTCACAGGATAAGTAG
- the guaB gene encoding IMP dehydrogenase — MSNWDTKFAKKGLTFDDVLLIPAESHVLPNEVNLSTQLAKNIKLNIPLISAGMDTVTEGPMAIAMALQGGLGVVHKNMSIQAQAGEVANVKSVVVPANATKAAVDDQNRLLCAAAVGVTSDTFERATALLKAGADAIVIDTAHGHSAGVLRKIKEIRDHFPDATLIAGNVATGEATKALFDAGVDVVKVGIGPGSICTTRVVAGVGVPQITAIYDAASVAREYGKPIIADGGIKYSGDVVKALAAGGNAVMLGSMLSGTTEAPGEVFEENGKRYKSYRGMGSVGAMAQAHGSSDRYFQGGVNEANKLVPEGIEARVEYKGDVSDIVFQIDGGLRSGMGYVGAPDIPTLIDKAQFVQITNAGLRESHPHDVQITKAAPNYK, encoded by the coding sequence ATGTCAAATTGGGACACAAAGTTTGCCAAAAAGGGCTTAACTTTTGATGATGTTTTACTGATTCCAGCAGAAAGTCACGTTTTACCGAATGAGGTTAACCTGAGCACACAGCTGGCGAAGAATATTAAGTTAAATATTCCGCTGATTAGTGCTGGAATGGATACCGTTACGGAAGGGCCGATGGCAATTGCGATGGCTCTCCAGGGCGGTCTTGGCGTTGTTCATAAAAATATGTCGATCCAGGCCCAGGCAGGGGAAGTTGCTAACGTCAAGAGCGTGGTTGTTCCCGCTAACGCTACTAAGGCGGCTGTTGATGACCAAAACCGACTGCTCTGTGCCGCAGCGGTGGGGGTTACCAGTGACACCTTTGAACGGGCAACCGCCTTATTGAAGGCTGGTGCCGACGCGATTGTGATTGATACCGCCCACGGCCACTCTGCCGGGGTCTTGCGCAAGATCAAGGAAATCCGCGACCACTTCCCAGACGCAACCCTGATTGCCGGAAACGTGGCGACTGGTGAAGCTACCAAGGCGCTTTTTGATGCCGGGGTTGACGTGGTGAAGGTCGGGATTGGCCCTGGTTCAATTTGTACGACCCGGGTTGTCGCTGGGGTCGGTGTTCCCCAAATTACGGCCATTTACGATGCGGCTTCCGTTGCCCGTGAATACGGCAAGCCGATTATTGCCGATGGGGGAATCAAGTACTCTGGCGACGTGGTGAAGGCCCTGGCCGCCGGTGGAAACGCGGTAATGCTCGGAAGTATGCTTTCCGGGACGACTGAGGCGCCGGGTGAAGTCTTTGAAGAAAACGGCAAACGGTACAAGTCCTACCGGGGGATGGGATCAGTTGGCGCCATGGCTCAGGCCCACGGTTCCTCTGACCGGTACTTCCAAGGCGGGGTCAATGAAGCCAATAAGCTGGTCCCAGAAGGAATTGAAGCTCGGGTTGAGTACAAGGGCGACGTTTCCGACATCGTCTTCCAAATCGACGGTGGCCTGCGCTCCGGAATGGGCTACGTTGGGGCCCCTGATATTCCAACCTTGATTGACAAGGCCCAGTTTGTCCAGATTACTAATGCCGGCCTGCGGGAATCGCACCCGCATGATGTGCAGATTACCAAGGCGGCTCCTAACTACAAGTAG
- a CDS encoding SAM-dependent methyltransferase, producing MLEKTFYKSLLSRSFTFPVKVVYWDGKSAVYGNGEPEVTITFKEKIPIRDVTKNASIALGEAYMDGNIEIEGSIQKLIASAYESANSFMRSSKFRKFLPKQGHSEKESESDVQSHYDVGNDFYKLWLDDTMTYSCAYFTDGNWDDLTKAQEDKVHHILKKLDPQPGKTLLDIGCGWGTLMLTAAKEYGLKVTGVTLSEEQYRLVQQRIKDEGLEDVAEVKLIDYRELGDQTWDYITSVGMFEHVGKENLGLYFKDVNRYLKNNGVALIHGITRQQGGAYNGWINKYIFPGGYVPGLEEIIGHIEENHMQIADMEMLRRHYQRTLEIWDANFNANRNQIQDMMGERFTRMWDLYLQACAASFESGNIDVIQYLITKGASGKNLPMTREYMYEK from the coding sequence ATGTTAGAAAAGACGTTCTACAAGTCACTGCTTAGCCGTTCCTTTACCTTTCCCGTTAAGGTTGTGTACTGGGATGGTAAAAGTGCTGTTTATGGCAACGGCGAGCCGGAAGTAACCATCACCTTTAAGGAGAAGATTCCGATTCGCGACGTTACCAAGAACGCCTCAATCGCCCTGGGGGAAGCCTACATGGACGGGAACATCGAAATTGAGGGCAGCATCCAAAAGCTGATTGCCTCCGCCTACGAGAGTGCCAACAGCTTCATGCGGAGTTCAAAGTTCCGCAAGTTCTTGCCGAAGCAGGGCCACTCCGAGAAGGAAAGCGAGTCCGACGTGCAGAGTCACTACGACGTTGGTAACGACTTTTACAAGCTGTGGCTGGATGACACCATGACTTACTCCTGTGCCTACTTCACGGATGGCAATTGGGATGACCTCACCAAAGCCCAGGAAGATAAAGTTCACCACATCCTCAAGAAACTCGATCCCCAACCAGGGAAGACCCTCCTTGATATCGGCTGTGGCTGGGGAACCCTGATGCTGACCGCGGCCAAGGAATACGGGCTCAAAGTTACCGGGGTGACCCTGAGTGAAGAACAGTACCGCCTGGTTCAGCAACGGATCAAGGATGAAGGACTGGAAGACGTTGCCGAAGTCAAATTAATCGACTACCGGGAACTCGGTGACCAAACCTGGGATTACATTACCTCCGTCGGGATGTTTGAACACGTCGGCAAGGAAAACCTGGGTCTCTACTTCAAGGACGTTAACCGCTACCTGAAGAATAACGGGGTGGCATTGATCCACGGGATCACCCGCCAGCAAGGTGGAGCCTACAACGGCTGGATCAACAAGTACATCTTCCCTGGCGGCTACGTTCCTGGCTTGGAAGAAATAATCGGCCACATCGAAGAAAACCACATGCAGATTGCCGACATGGAAATGCTCCGGCGGCACTACCAACGGACGCTGGAAATCTGGGACGCCAACTTCAACGCTAACCGGAACCAAATCCAGGACATGATGGGCGAACGCTTCACCCGGATGTGGGACCTCTACCTCCAGGCCTGCGCCGCCTCATTTGAGTCCGGCAACATCGACGTTATCCAGTACCTGATCACCAAGGGTGCGTCAGGGAAGAACCTGCCGATGACCCGGGAATACATGTATGAAAAGTAA
- a CDS encoding sensor histidine kinase produces MKLTGREKSSLILEGVVTVVLLVLLNMAIIMIIQDVIQGNPGVTNGIFMIKQSLRLGPFQTQIWSYQRIIIALFVVIDAWVVWWRLRRRYHLYQMNHIIGELHYIAQGHLDHRIPFRLKGSEQHVISSVNALVDSAVKSMDDERKIEKSKDELITNVSHDLRTPLTSIIGYLGLIEDKQYQSEEDILKYTHTAYEKAKQMKNLVEDLFEYTKVQQHGAPVNIMQIDLNQLLEQLTASFELEGQHRGIEISSKVVPNPLMIEADPEKLGRVFNNLVANAFKYGNGASYIRVDARQRADQVEVTVANDGTPIPAQSLDHLFERFYRAEASRSRATGGTGLGLAIVKSIVDLHHGTVTVTSDENETAFVVTLPLKQAKK; encoded by the coding sequence GTGAAGTTAACTGGACGTGAAAAAAGTTCGTTGATTTTGGAGGGGGTCGTTACCGTCGTCCTCCTGGTCTTGCTTAACATGGCAATCATCATGATTATCCAGGACGTAATTCAGGGCAACCCTGGCGTCACGAACGGGATTTTTATGATTAAGCAGTCGTTGCGGCTGGGCCCGTTTCAGACCCAAATCTGGAGTTACCAACGGATTATCATCGCCCTTTTTGTGGTGATTGATGCCTGGGTTGTCTGGTGGCGACTGCGCCGGCGTTACCACCTCTACCAGATGAACCATATCATTGGCGAACTGCACTACATTGCTCAGGGGCACCTCGACCACCGGATTCCGTTCCGGCTCAAGGGGAGCGAGCAGCACGTTATCAGTAGTGTTAATGCCCTGGTAGATAGTGCGGTCAAGTCAATGGATGATGAACGCAAGATCGAGAAGTCAAAGGATGAGCTGATTACCAACGTCAGTCACGACCTGCGAACCCCGCTGACCAGTATCATTGGCTACCTGGGGCTGATTGAGGACAAGCAGTACCAGAGTGAAGAGGATATCCTCAAGTACACTCACACGGCCTACGAGAAGGCCAAGCAGATGAAAAACCTCGTGGAGGACCTCTTTGAATACACCAAGGTCCAGCAGCACGGCGCCCCGGTCAATATCATGCAGATTGACCTTAACCAGCTGTTAGAGCAGCTAACCGCGAGCTTCGAACTGGAAGGCCAGCACCGGGGGATTGAAATCTCCTCCAAGGTGGTGCCGAACCCGTTGATGATTGAGGCGGACCCAGAAAAGCTCGGCCGGGTCTTCAACAACCTGGTTGCCAACGCCTTTAAGTACGGCAACGGTGCGAGCTATATCAGGGTGGATGCCCGCCAACGGGCTGATCAGGTGGAGGTAACGGTTGCCAACGACGGGACCCCCATTCCTGCCCAGTCCCTTGACCACCTTTTCGAACGCTTTTACCGGGCGGAAGCCTCCCGCTCTCGGGCAACCGGGGGGACGGGGCTAGGGTTGGCAATCGTCAAGAGTATCGTTGATCTTCACCACGGGACGGTGACGGTGACCTCGGATGAAAACGAAACGGCCTTCGTGGTCACCTTGCCGTTAAAACAGGCTAAAAAATAA
- the pyrF gene encoding orotidine-5'-phosphate decarboxylase produces MKRYSPMVAIDVATKDEAISLFDQLTVEPRPILKLGMELYYHFGPEIVRAAQQRGFKIFLDLKLHDIPNTVKRAMFVLGQLGVDFTTIHAAGGSEMVAAGAAGLRAGAAAVGLPAPRLLAITQLTSIDEAALHSEQHVDLSLVESVQNYARLAEAAGADGVVCSAQEVQTIRQVTGPDFLCVTPGIRPQNAAKADQKRVVTPRQARQLGSNAIVVGRPIIQSRNPVKAYEQIEHDFLEAED; encoded by the coding sequence TTGAAGCGTTATTCTCCAATGGTTGCTATTGACGTCGCAACGAAGGATGAGGCCATCAGCCTGTTTGACCAGTTGACGGTCGAACCCCGGCCGATTTTAAAGCTCGGGATGGAACTTTACTATCATTTTGGGCCAGAAATTGTCAGGGCGGCCCAGCAACGGGGCTTTAAAATTTTCCTCGACTTGAAGCTCCATGACATTCCCAACACTGTGAAGCGGGCAATGTTCGTGCTTGGTCAGCTGGGGGTCGACTTTACAACGATTCACGCGGCTGGGGGCAGCGAGATGGTGGCGGCTGGTGCGGCAGGGCTCCGAGCGGGTGCTGCGGCGGTAGGGCTGCCAGCGCCGCGGCTACTGGCGATTACCCAGTTGACCTCGATTGACGAAGCAGCCCTCCATAGTGAGCAGCACGTTGACCTTTCACTCGTTGAATCCGTGCAAAATTACGCCCGGCTGGCGGAGGCTGCTGGTGCGGACGGGGTAGTTTGCTCCGCCCAGGAAGTCCAGACTATCCGACAGGTGACGGGGCCGGACTTCCTCTGTGTCACTCCCGGTATTCGTCCGCAGAATGCGGCTAAGGCTGACCAGAAGCGGGTGGTTACCCCTCGCCAGGCCCGACAACTCGGCAGCAACGCAATTGTCGTTGGCCGGCCGATCATCCAAAGCAGGAATCCAGTCAAAGCCTACGAACAGATTGAACATGACTTTTTAGAAGCGGAGGACTAA
- a CDS encoding dihydroorotate dehydrogenase, translating to METAQRLAVDLPGLALKNPIIPASGTCGYGQQVAKNYDLNLLGSLVLKSTTLHARAGNPQPRVCETSAGWLNANGLQNVGVDAVVREKLPWLHRHYPDLPVIASAAGFSTAEYETVVEQLAAAPTVSAIELNVSCPNVKHGGLAMGTDPAVLEDLTRKVVQRAKGKPIYVKLTPNVTDIVPLAQAAERGGANGLTMVNTLTGLSINLRTRRPVLANVTGGLSGPALKPMALRMIHQVRAVSSLPIIGVGGIESAEDVLEFMMAGANAVEVGAASFHDPLACPRIAADLPLVMDRYGINKLTDLWEVRF from the coding sequence ATGGAAACTGCACAACGGTTAGCGGTCGACCTTCCCGGGTTGGCGCTTAAAAACCCAATTATTCCCGCCAGCGGAACCTGCGGCTATGGGCAGCAGGTGGCGAAAAACTATGATCTCAACCTACTTGGTTCGTTGGTCCTAAAATCAACCACCCTTCATGCCCGGGCAGGGAATCCCCAGCCCCGGGTCTGTGAAACCAGTGCTGGCTGGCTCAATGCTAACGGCCTGCAAAACGTTGGCGTCGATGCGGTCGTGCGAGAAAAGCTCCCCTGGCTCCACCGCCACTATCCCGACCTACCGGTAATCGCGAGTGCGGCTGGCTTTTCCACGGCGGAGTACGAAACGGTCGTTGAACAACTGGCTGCGGCACCAACGGTCAGCGCCATCGAGCTGAACGTTTCTTGCCCGAATGTCAAACATGGCGGCCTGGCGATGGGGACCGATCCAGCGGTATTGGAGGACTTGACCCGGAAGGTAGTGCAACGGGCTAAGGGCAAGCCGATTTACGTTAAATTGACGCCCAACGTGACCGACATTGTTCCCCTGGCGCAGGCGGCCGAACGGGGCGGTGCTAACGGCCTGACGATGGTCAACACCTTAACTGGTTTGAGCATCAACCTGCGGACCCGGCGTCCAGTCCTAGCGAACGTCACGGGTGGGCTGTCCGGCCCGGCATTGAAACCCATGGCCCTGCGGATGATCCACCAGGTGCGGGCGGTTTCCAGCCTGCCAATTATTGGGGTCGGTGGGATTGAAAGCGCTGAGGACGTGCTGGAATTCATGATGGCCGGTGCGAACGCCGTTGAAGTCGGTGCTGCTAGCTTTCACGATCCCCTGGCCTGCCCACGAATTGCGGCGGATCTTCCCCTGGTGATGGACCGGTACGGAATTAATAAGCTGACTGATTTATGGGAGGTAAGATTTTGA
- a CDS encoding L-lactate dehydrogenase translates to MTRKVGVIGQGHVGETLANNLLVTGTVDELVLVDTDQKKLNANATDFEDAAANLPTHTRIRKNDYAALADADVVVIAVGNIGIQNDDAKHDRFMELKVTSRAAKEVGTKLKEVGFKGVLVSISNPCDVIAALFQKYTGLPKKRVIGTGTLLDTARLKKVVGEALDVDPRSVSGYALGEHGNSQFAAWSQVRVLGQQITDLATVSDQLDLDGLAEATKAGGYTVFHGKYYTNFGIAAAALRLVIAILNDANIELPVSNFREEYGTYCGYPAVIGQQGVVKPLQLNLTAEEERQLAASANYIKTRFDEVAQQLEAE, encoded by the coding sequence ATGACACGTAAAGTTGGTGTGATTGGTCAGGGCCACGTTGGTGAGACCCTGGCGAATAATTTATTAGTAACGGGGACGGTGGATGAACTGGTCCTAGTCGATACCGACCAGAAAAAACTCAACGCCAACGCGACGGACTTCGAGGACGCGGCGGCGAACCTGCCGACCCATACCCGGATCAGAAAGAATGACTATGCCGCGTTGGCGGACGCCGATGTGGTGGTAATCGCCGTGGGAAATATCGGCATTCAAAATGACGATGCCAAACACGATCGCTTCATGGAACTGAAAGTGACGAGCCGGGCAGCCAAGGAGGTCGGGACGAAACTCAAAGAGGTGGGCTTTAAGGGAGTGTTAGTTTCGATTAGCAATCCCTGTGACGTGATCGCGGCGCTGTTTCAAAAGTATACCGGCTTGCCGAAAAAGCGGGTGATCGGGACAGGGACCCTGCTTGATACGGCCCGCTTGAAGAAGGTTGTGGGCGAGGCTCTGGATGTTGATCCGCGGTCCGTATCTGGCTACGCGCTAGGTGAACACGGTAATTCCCAGTTTGCGGCCTGGTCGCAGGTTCGGGTTCTGGGACAGCAGATCACGGACTTAGCTACGGTGAGTGACCAGCTGGACCTTGATGGTCTGGCGGAAGCAACGAAGGCGGGTGGCTATACGGTCTTCCATGGAAAGTACTACACGAACTTTGGGATTGCCGCGGCGGCACTCCGCCTTGTCATCGCCATCCTGAACGACGCTAATATTGAACTGCCAGTCTCAAATTTCCGTGAAGAATACGGAACGTACTGTGGTTATCCAGCGGTAATTGGCCAGCAGGGGGTGGTGAAGCCCTTGCAGCTAAACCTGACCGCCGAAGAAGAACGACAACTGGCGGCGTCGGCTAACTACATCAAGACCCGCTTTGATGAGGTCGCCCAGCAGCTGGAAGCAGAATAA
- the pyrE gene encoding orotate phosphoribosyltransferase has protein sequence MTYSETVAKDLLEIHAVTLSPDQPYTWASGLHSPIYTDNRLTISYPKVRRAIYQGMTTLIKEHFTDVDVVAGTATAGIPHAAWVAEELGKPLIYVRSKPKDHGRGKQIEGVLTAGQRVVVIDDLISTGGSVLNAVRAVQQAGGEVVGVIAVFSYQLPAADQNFATAGLNYYAVTNYPTLINVAKEDGLISAAHLSSLQDWRQDPAAWSAQHAN, from the coding sequence ATGACCTATTCAGAAACAGTTGCTAAGGATCTGCTAGAAATTCATGCGGTGACGCTCAGTCCAGACCAGCCTTACACCTGGGCCAGCGGCTTGCATTCGCCGATTTATACCGATAACCGGCTGACCATCTCCTACCCCAAGGTCCGGCGAGCGATTTATCAAGGAATGACGACCTTGATCAAGGAACATTTTACGGACGTTGACGTCGTAGCAGGGACGGCAACAGCCGGGATTCCCCACGCTGCCTGGGTAGCGGAAGAACTGGGCAAGCCCTTGATTTATGTTCGTTCTAAGCCCAAGGACCATGGCCGGGGAAAGCAAATTGAGGGCGTGTTGACGGCTGGGCAACGGGTCGTTGTAATCGATGACTTGATTTCGACTGGTGGCAGTGTCCTCAACGCGGTCCGGGCAGTCCAGCAGGCCGGCGGTGAGGTCGTCGGTGTGATTGCCGTCTTTAGTTATCAATTACCGGCGGCAGATCAGAATTTCGCGACGGCGGGCCTGAATTACTATGCCGTTACTAATTACCCGACCTTGATTAACGTGGCTAAGGAAGACGGGTTAATCAGTGCCGCTCACCTGAGCTCACTGCAAGACTGGCGCCAAGACCCGGCAGCCTGGAGCGCCCAGCACGCCAATTAG